A portion of the Deltaproteobacteria bacterium genome contains these proteins:
- a CDS encoding RNA methyltransferase yields the protein MFLPLEHKSFQNINIVLVEPQGAGNIGSVARAMKNTGLKNLVLINPTDYKNDEAYKMACKADDVLLGAKVFSNLDNAILDSSLVIGTTRRKGRLRYPLMTFHDVMPQIIRAAQKNKVSILFGREDKGLSNEDIELCSNIVEIPASKSYPSINLSHAVLLICYELFKTTNEEKGQPVRLANMEEISSMYIHLEKTLRKLGYGEKGGEYLLELIMRSFKRLFGRTSLMHKEVNMLRGICTQIEKRAQIFLFP from the coding sequence ATTTTTCTACCTCTGGAGCATAAATCCTTCCAGAATATAAACATCGTCCTTGTTGAACCGCAGGGTGCTGGCAACATAGGTTCTGTTGCCAGGGCAATGAAGAATACAGGTCTAAAAAACCTTGTCCTCATAAATCCCACAGATTATAAAAATGACGAAGCATATAAAATGGCATGCAAGGCAGATGATGTCCTTCTTGGTGCAAAGGTATTTTCAAATCTTGATAATGCAATTTTAGACTCCTCTTTAGTCATAGGCACAACAAGAAGAAAAGGCAGGCTCAGGTATCCCCTCATGACCTTTCATGATGTCATGCCCCAGATAATTCGGGCAGCACAAAAAAATAAGGTATCAATCCTTTTCGGCAGAGAAGACAAAGGGCTTTCTAACGAAGATATAGAACTCTGCTCAAATATAGTTGAAATCCCTGCCAGTAAGTCATATCCATCAATCAACCTTTCCCATGCTGTGTTATTGATATGCTATGAACTGTTTAAGACAACCAATGAGGAAAAGGGTCAGCCTGTCAGACTTGCCAATATGGAGGAGATAAGCAGCATGTACATCCACCTTGAAAAAACCTTGCGAAAACTTGGCTATGGAGAAAAAGGCGGCGAATATCTTTTAGAATTGATAATGAGATCGTTCAAACGGCTTTTCGGCAGAACATCTCTTATGCACAAAGAGGTGAATATGCTCAGGGGCATCTGCACGCAGATTGAAAAGAGGGCGCAAATCTTTCTCTTTCCTTGA
- the grpE gene encoding nucleotide exchange factor GrpE produces MDDKEQKFTSIESVQEGADAEHMELAEGAEKKEDAITLLQKEIDQIKCVLDEKTRECEENYKRFLLSSADLNNYRKRTDREKEDLITFANERLIKELIVVVDNLERALEHINADADFNALRDGVKLTLDQFLVILKKFGLEQISSVGERFDPCKHEAINQEESKDHDFGIVIKEYQKGYFLKERLLRPAMVVVNKKSDGV; encoded by the coding sequence ATGGATGATAAGGAGCAGAAATTTACAAGTATAGAATCAGTACAGGAAGGTGCTGATGCAGAACACATGGAATTAGCAGAAGGGGCTGAAAAAAAAGAGGATGCCATAACACTGCTTCAGAAAGAGATAGACCAGATAAAATGTGTCTTGGATGAAAAGACAAGGGAGTGTGAAGAAAATTACAAGAGGTTTTTACTGTCATCCGCTGACCTTAACAACTACAGAAAAAGGACAGATAGAGAAAAGGAAGATTTAATAACCTTTGCAAATGAACGGCTGATAAAAGAGTTAATAGTTGTTGTGGATAATCTTGAAAGGGCATTGGAACACATAAATGCAGATGCTGATTTTAATGCATTGAGAGACGGGGTCAAACTTACACTTGACCAATTTCTTGTGATATTAAAAAAGTTCGGTCTTGAGCAGATTTCTTCAGTTGGAGAAAGATTTGACCCATGCAAACATGAGGCTATAAATCAGGAAGAAAGCAAAGACCACGATTTCGGCATAGTTATTAAAGAGTATCAGAAAGGCTATTTTTTAAAAGAAAGACTCCTGAGACCCGCAATGGTTGTTGTAAATAAAAAATCTGATGGTGTGTAA
- the hrcA gene encoding heat-inducible transcription repressor HrcA has translation MEVLSERNSAILHAIILDYVKTAEPVSSGAVSARFNGTLCPATIRNIMAYLEDMGYLKQPHKSAGRIPTASAFMRYIASIMKAKSLPLHEKKMINDIYRTTGNMESIMKETSLLLSALSTCMGIVLAPRFDSIKIHHLEFIKINIRQIMVILVSDAGIVQTKIMQIDNKISQQELVQMSEYLNNITAGRTLRELREVVLSEMRREKRLYDKLMKKVLMINDTVVKGDCDADIYMDGRINILNQPEFVKDVERIKEIFKAFEKKGIVVRFLDRAIESNCMQIFIGSDNEYKEINGLGLVTAPYGNDNCRCTVGIAGPIRMDYSRIIPIVDYTAKLLSKTMKDREGNQ, from the coding sequence ATGGAAGTATTATCAGAACGAAACAGTGCAATTCTCCATGCCATTATTCTGGACTATGTGAAGACAGCAGAACCAGTAAGTTCAGGTGCTGTGTCAGCCAGATTCAACGGCACTCTATGCCCTGCAACTATAAGAAATATTATGGCATATCTTGAAGACATGGGATATCTGAAACAGCCTCATAAATCTGCAGGCAGGATACCAACAGCCAGTGCCTTTATGCGATACATTGCTAGCATAATGAAGGCAAAGAGTCTTCCGCTTCATGAGAAGAAGATGATAAATGATATATACAGGACAACAGGTAACATGGAATCTATAATGAAGGAAACTTCACTCCTCTTATCAGCATTATCAACTTGCATGGGAATTGTTCTTGCACCCAGATTTGACAGCATTAAAATCCATCATCTGGAATTTATTAAGATAAATATCAGACAGATAATGGTTATACTCGTTTCAGATGCTGGCATCGTACAGACAAAGATTATGCAGATAGATAATAAAATCTCACAGCAGGAACTTGTGCAAATGTCAGAGTATCTGAATAACATTACTGCCGGCCGCACACTGCGTGAATTAAGGGAAGTGGTATTAAGTGAAATGAGGAGAGAAAAAAGGTTGTATGATAAACTAATGAAAAAGGTTCTTATGATAAACGATACTGTCGTGAAAGGCGATTGTGATGCTGATATATATATGGACGGCAGAATAAATATATTGAATCAGCCTGAATTTGTGAAAGATGTTGAGAGAATAAAGGAGATATTTAAGGCATTTGAGAAAAAAGGCATCGTTGTAAGGTTTCTGGACAGGGCAATAGAATCAAACTGTATGCAGATATTCATAGGCTCTGATAATGAATATAAAGAGATAAATGGACTGGGTCTTGTTACTGCACCTTACGGTAATGACAATTGCAGGTGCACAGTTGGAATTGCAGGACCTATAAGGATGGATTACTCTAGGATTATTCCCATAGTTGATTATACTGCAAAACTTTTAAGTAAAACCATGAAGGATAGGGAGGGGAATCAATAG